The Theileria parva strain Muguga chromosome 1, complete sequence, whole genome shotgun sequence DNA window TTCCTCTTTTCCCTTGGTTCATAATTTGCCTTTTCTCATTTTGGTATATTTTTTCGGCGATTGCTATCGATTCTGAGATTGTTAATTGTTGGTCATTTTCCTTTTCCAAGAATCCACTTATATTAGATAGTGGAACCACAATCCTAAACAACACTATATATACACACTCgctacacatttttattctatatatttaattattagatGTATTACTTGTTATTTTCGACGAAGTTTTCTTTTCcattacaataattttgattGTTTGTTGAGAATTGATTGGTTAAATTTTGGTTAGGTGTAGAATCCTCTGAGCTTGTATCTGAGGGCCATTGGTTTTGTATTGGAATTGCTATTGTTGGCTTCACACCTCCAAATTTCTTACTTTCACAACTCCCCAATTTTCCTAATTATGCTCATTCTcctaattattaattatttatctaatCTGCTATTTTTAACTGGTTACActatttttttacacatttactaataatttcttTATAATTAGTTTTCGTTAggatattaatttatataattgaaTTACTTGTTACGCAAACGGATTGAGGTGTTTCCAAGTAAAGTTCTGGCTTGGAGACGATTAGATCATTGATGTGTAAGACTTCATTTAcgttttttattttactcagATCAATGTATTCAGTTTCATCTTGTTCTTTGCTTTTACAGCCTAGGCATTTAAAAATCCACTTTCCTCTGAAAACCATCTGTATAATCTAACTGATCACAGgtgtttatttttactaatgGTACTTTAGGATCACACTTGTACATTTTCCTCTCTATCCATCAAATATACTACAATATACAccttaaaattacaaaatataGCTCAAAACCATATTtattacaataaaattaaaatttgtagatttaaattatgaaattaataacaTTCGTATGAAAAAATTTCTCATGTCCAAACCATGGATTTGGGATCTTGTTTTTCAAGGTACATTTCATACAATGGGCTCAGGTTTCTAAGTTTTTCAACTACTTTTGTGATTGAGTCTAGTGCCATGTCAACTTCAGATTCTATGGTGAATCTACCCATTCCGAATCTTATTGAAGTGTGGGCTAATTCTTCGCTAACATCCAAACTCCTCAATACATAACTTGGCTCAAGACTAGCTGAAGTACAGGCAGATCctatacattatttatattaattattactaaacTATATAACAGAACGATAAAGCGTtatgaaaaattacctgAGCTAAGGGCGAAATTGGAGAGTGACATTAGGAGCGATTCACCTTCAATGAATTCAAAGGACATATTTAAGTTTCCAAAATACCGTTGACCTGGTTTAATAGATCCATTCACTGACACATGATCTATAGAACTAAGTCCATTATACAACTTGAAGAACAGATTTTCCATATGACGATGATCCCTTTCCATCTCCATTTTGGCTATTTTAGCTGCTGTTCCAAGTCCTACAACTAAAGCTGTTGGCAGCGTTCCTGATCTAAGTCCTCTTTCCTGGCCACCACCATCTATAATTGGCTGAAGCCTGATCCTAGGCTTAGTCCTAACAAACAAGGCTCCTACCCCCTTTGGTCCATAGATTTTATGTCCTGAAATTGAGAGTAAATCAACCTCCAAATTCTTAAGGTCAATTGGTAACTTTCCAAAACTCTGAGCTGCATCCGTGTGAAAAATCACCTTGTGCTCTTTGCAAACTTTTCCAATTTCGGCGATGTCCTGGATTACTCCTATCTCGTTATTTACATGAATTACGCTACACAAAAACGTCTCTGGTCTTATATTCTTTCTCACCTCCTCTGGAAGTATCATTCCGTACTTATCAGGCTTTAGATATGTTACTGAATAACCCTCGTTTTCCAATTGACGACAGCACTgtaaaacacatttatgTTCAATCTGAGTAGTGATCACATGGTTCTTCTTCGATTTACCCGGAGATTCAACTAGCCTACCATAAAACGACTTAGAACCCTTAATTGCCAAATTGTTACTTTCCGTAGCTCCTGATGTGAATATCACATTCTTACTTTCACAGTTTATTAGGTTTGCTATATCTGCACGCGCTGTTTCAACTGCCTTTTCTGCCTCCCAGCCATATGAATGTGTTCTTGAGTGAGGGTTTCCGAAAGCATGGGTTAAATAAGGCATCATAGCATCCAAAACTCTAGGGTCAACGCATGTTGTAGCTTGATTATCCAAATAAACACGGTTATATGTTGTTTTCCCGCAACCTGTTTTAAACTGACCTTGAATATCTATTGAAATTGAGTAGAAACGTgaactaaaataatttacagaCTTTAGCAGTCCGTTTCTATGTAAaaacttcattttttacacattattacttaattttaaaatcaataaacTAAACTGCAACattataatacaaataatttaaaaattcttcaatttattgtacagaataataattaaaattcattttaaataatcaaataaaCATTTTCTAACCCATGTTTCGACccatattattattactattaaactaattttcacatttagttttttaaacgaacttattaaataaacttccaaattttaatcgAAACAATTGattaaatacattttaaagttaaaatttatgaaaattgacttttattttacacctttaatttattaccaTACCAACTTGTTTATTGATTATTAGTTATGTATTTGACAATTTACCTgcatatataaaatatatacaaaacAAAAATGACATTATTTTGGGTTAAACTAAATTTTAAGGTATAGTTGGTGACAGTAATGTTATAGAAGAATCAAATCATTTTGATTCTAGACAGTTGAATTTATACCGattgaaaatgaaatttgtgttctaaaaattaaaagtttatctatttaataaatgtgtatacGATTTAGTCATTCTTTTTATCGTCGAAGAAGTCCTCGTCATCGCTATCTAGTGCTTTTCCTGGGTGTTTAGGTTTTGgatttttgtttttaacGAAGATCAGCACAATGAGGAGGAGCGGCGATATCGCTAGGAGGAATTTTACTACGTTGAAGAGGAATCTTAGGAGATCCGTCAACAACATTATGCGAGTGGATAAAAGTTTGATtctgtaattttaaatacaccaaaatatgttaaaaaatctTTAGTGGTTATACAATATTTggaacaatattatatacaacaaaaaataaattaatgtacaTTGTGTAGTGACTTGTTATACACAACATTGgtttttcaaattaaattaaatttaggcGTTTAGACAAAAATACTATCCCACATGGTATTAAACTTCGGTGGACGCTTTCTTAGATTAATATTAACGTACTTTGTTCCCGTAGAAGGGTCCTTGTACATGGTCCAAAAACACCCATCACAGTCAACTTTCCCAAACAGCTACACCATCCTTATATTACCTACTAAATAGGTCTATATAACTAGCTctaatgaaaataaattaagaaatCACTTACAGTCTTCTCGAGTAGGACCTTTTCTAGGTTTATAATGGTAAGAGTGGATGGGAGAAACTTGATTTCGTAGTCCTTCTTTTTTGTGGATTGATCTGCTGTGAAGTATATTTCTATATTACCTAACGATTGTCTCCACTTAAGCTTTAGGCCTGAAATCTCTAAAACTTTGAACGTTTCAGATAATAATCCCTTTTCTCTGTAAATTGAGTGAACCGTTTTTTTCATCTCTTCTACATCTAAACACTTCTTTTTACCTTCTGAAATTTGGTTTTCCAAATCTTCCCAGTTAATTTTGCTGTTTTCTGAACTTGGGAGATTTGAAAGGTCAAAAATTTTGTTCATTTCCTTTTCTAACTTTTCGTTCTTTGTGTTGAGAACGTCCTTAAGGTCAAAATTAGTTTCATGGTGATTTTTTTCATAGTCCTTTTCCAACTTTTCAAGCTCTTTCTTACTCTCTAGTCCATAAACTC harbors:
- the iscS gene encoding Cysteine desulfurase; the encoded protein is MKFLHRNGLLKSVNYFSSRFYSISIDIQGQFKTGCGKTTYNRVYLDNQATTCVDPRVLDAMMPYLTHAFGNPHSRTHSYGWEAEKAVETARADIANLINCESKNVIFTSGATESNNLAIKGSKSFYGRLVESPGKSKKNHVITTQIEHKCVLQCCRQLENEGYSVTYLKPDKYGMILPEEVRKNIRPETFLCSVIHVNNEIGVIQDIAEIGKVCKEHKVIFHTDAAQSFGKLPIDLKNLEVDLLSISGHKIYGPKGVGALFVRTKPRIRLQPIIDGGGQERGLRSGTLPTALVVGLGTAAKIAKMEMERDHRHMENLFFKLYNGLSSIDHVSVNGSIKPGQRYFGNLNMSFEFIEGESLLMSLSNFALSSGSACTSASLEPSYVLRSLDVSEELAHTSIRFGMGRFTIESEVDMALDSITKVVEKLRNLSPLYEMYLEKQDPKSMVWT
- a CDS encoding putative integral membrane protein, encoding MLLTDLLRFLFNVVKFLLAISPLLLIVLIFVKNKNPKPKHPGKALDSDDEDFFDDKKND
- a CDS encoding CS domain protein, producing MKLIYFIYFFNIAHTTRHSQSINNFGLNCFCFLHSSTFYNNKKNIERRFSAFSKGGKELEDYESGLTEEDLNTINEYLADIKSGVYGLESKKELEKLEKDYEKNHHETNFDLKDVLNTKNEKLEKEMNKIFDLSNLPSSENSKINWEDLENQISEGKKKCLDVEEMKKTVHSIYREKGLLSETFKVLEISGLKLKWRQSLGNIEIYFTADQSTKKKDYEIKFLPSTLTIINLEKVLLEKTLFGKVDCDGCFWTMYKDPSTGTKYVNINLRKRPPKFNTMWDSIFV